From Mucilaginibacter rubeus, a single genomic window includes:
- a CDS encoding DUF6493 family protein, which translates to MSDFVEQYVKLLKKEREQDLLPLLQSLTDADKKKFVPELKKLDAEHFKFGPIRKTITGEEYGYLSTDLQRHILSVTHFVVYNRKDFEKTNSGSVIKKKVLDSILPWYCPSWFSDYINRFGDTDFIPHFIDYTWYMELVDGGYITESAQMIARLLPRAIFSPLQTGKNYEPQVLLEQPVTLQKHIWYLFEYSNEIHWSDGNEQFWIKTILDFIGKGLLPRNEILNATAAAINRNFNQSLCGWFVDLLIQLEPTKSELIDLQLHLLNTFNSPHSKPINAALKYFKDIAGDDGFDEIAFFEHCPLVLSSESKTTVTNTLMILEKLAKKHTDKRNEISILASQALLHQDDKLQVRTAKLISKYADSSSLEVWEAVSAYQQGLLFEAKTILEPFLMPEEPADDEAANFIEITEPAYRQPIAFPQNFDELVYLASQAFDQNEAYHFDLLPAALLQFQDQMSEENIRKLLPAFQRAFKTITDDWVSTRGYLDNMLAKFLTSYGLLLIEFHPAAARSIKELHNAHRDKLKEKNRDTKWFDSGIKAWDVFTHSKGYKPHKYVLLNALWILEHKVQVPLLSTPTHEPCLVSIEELIRRISIYQNQRTRPGMMDYQAAVMRCFFDKHTDALSLANALLQGEARDLIGFILGEEHQPKPTYQLKPVWLAAALTHRRDDAHQWLQYSKWNQAYLLANFSWSSYIEHYEQEQYNYQKRVYEKVPATRSTVTVSIDKTGVSPAISGIKSLWGKLTGNKTPIADDEGYFDFLELKYKHLSAEHNDIKRFIYLNPNWPEHWLAYINKEAFRYFDLAGENEKRLVISSLETLMTLNYVYGLMGHLFIATCMLLNDKTVRLYAAELWIKGVREKTIDSQQLGEIIGKHEQNGLAPLKRFTDLILSGMLHISSAHDVELEKLLAACVGNMAEKPLTNSKKLLDIYVEVLAANKQSVNNPAVLNTLDIWAQSATGLTSVVERLKQGFSGNKKII; encoded by the coding sequence ATGAGCGACTTTGTAGAGCAATACGTAAAACTTTTAAAAAAAGAACGAGAGCAAGACCTTCTCCCCTTACTGCAATCATTGACCGACGCTGATAAAAAGAAATTTGTTCCCGAACTTAAGAAGCTCGATGCCGAACATTTTAAATTCGGGCCAATACGAAAAACAATAACCGGCGAAGAGTATGGATATCTTTCTACCGATCTTCAACGCCATATACTGAGCGTTACACATTTTGTAGTTTATAATCGAAAAGATTTTGAGAAGACAAACTCGGGTAGCGTGATCAAAAAGAAGGTACTTGATTCCATATTACCCTGGTACTGCCCCAGCTGGTTCAGCGATTATATCAACCGTTTTGGCGATACGGATTTTATCCCGCATTTTATCGACTATACATGGTATATGGAATTGGTAGATGGTGGATATATTACAGAATCGGCTCAGATGATTGCCCGGCTTTTACCGCGTGCTATTTTTAGTCCTCTTCAAACAGGAAAAAATTACGAACCGCAAGTACTTCTTGAACAGCCAGTCACTTTGCAAAAGCACATCTGGTACCTGTTTGAATATAGTAACGAGATTCATTGGTCTGATGGAAACGAGCAGTTCTGGATAAAAACCATACTTGATTTTATAGGGAAGGGACTTTTACCGCGTAACGAAATATTAAACGCCACTGCCGCTGCCATTAATCGCAACTTTAATCAAAGCCTGTGTGGCTGGTTTGTAGACCTGCTCATTCAACTCGAACCTACAAAGTCGGAGCTAATTGATTTGCAGCTGCATTTGTTAAATACATTTAACTCACCACATTCCAAGCCGATAAATGCAGCATTAAAGTATTTTAAAGATATAGCCGGCGACGACGGATTTGATGAGATCGCATTTTTTGAGCACTGTCCATTGGTGCTCTCTTCCGAATCAAAAACAACGGTAACCAATACCTTGATGATTTTGGAAAAACTGGCCAAAAAACATACGGATAAACGAAACGAAATAAGCATACTGGCAAGCCAGGCACTCCTTCACCAGGATGATAAATTGCAGGTACGTACCGCAAAGCTTATTTCAAAATATGCCGATAGCTCTTCGTTAGAGGTTTGGGAAGCGGTTTCCGCTTATCAGCAAGGCCTGTTGTTTGAGGCTAAAACTATCCTCGAACCTTTTCTGATGCCAGAGGAACCGGCCGATGATGAAGCCGCCAATTTCATTGAAATAACTGAACCTGCATACCGGCAGCCTATAGCCTTCCCGCAAAACTTTGATGAGCTTGTGTACCTGGCCAGCCAGGCGTTTGATCAAAATGAGGCTTATCATTTTGATCTTTTACCTGCGGCGCTTCTTCAATTTCAGGATCAAATGAGCGAAGAGAATATCAGGAAATTGCTGCCGGCCTTTCAACGAGCATTTAAAACCATTACTGATGATTGGGTGAGCACCAGGGGCTACCTGGATAATATGCTTGCCAAATTCCTCACAAGCTATGGTTTACTACTTATTGAATTTCATCCCGCTGCTGCACGCTCAATCAAGGAGCTTCACAACGCGCATCGTGATAAATTAAAAGAAAAGAACCGGGATACAAAGTGGTTTGACAGCGGGATTAAGGCATGGGATGTGTTTACCCATTCAAAGGGCTACAAACCACATAAGTATGTTTTGCTTAATGCTTTATGGATCCTGGAGCATAAAGTTCAAGTTCCCTTGCTCTCAACGCCAACCCATGAGCCTTGTCTTGTTTCAATTGAAGAGTTAATCCGCAGGATCAGCATATATCAAAACCAAAGGACAAGACCGGGGATGATGGATTACCAGGCAGCTGTAATGCGTTGTTTTTTTGATAAACATACTGATGCACTTTCACTTGCAAACGCGCTTTTACAAGGAGAAGCACGTGACCTGATAGGATTTATATTAGGCGAAGAGCATCAGCCCAAACCTACATATCAGCTTAAACCAGTTTGGCTTGCAGCCGCATTAACACACCGACGCGATGATGCACATCAATGGTTACAGTACAGTAAGTGGAATCAGGCATACCTTTTAGCCAACTTTTCGTGGTCATCTTATATCGAGCATTACGAACAAGAACAATATAACTATCAAAAACGAGTGTATGAAAAAGTACCTGCTACCCGGAGCACCGTAACCGTGTCTATTGATAAAACAGGTGTAAGCCCTGCCATTTCTGGCATCAAAAGCTTGTGGGGTAAACTCACCGGCAATAAAACCCCGATTGCGGATGACGAAGGTTATTTTGACTTTCTGGAATTGAAATACAAACACCTCTCTGCCGAACACAATGATATCAAACGATTTATATACCTGAATCCAAACTGGCCCGAGCATTGGCTTGCCTATATTAACAAAGAAGCATTTCGCTATTTTGATTTAGCAGGAGAAAATGAAAAGCGGCTGGTTATCAGCAGCCTCGAAACTTTAATGACCTTAAATTATGTATATGGTTTGATGGGGCATTTGTTTATTGCAACATGTATGCTGCTTAACGATAAAACCGTTCGGTTATATGCAGCCGAATTGTGGATAAAAGGAGTTCGTGAGAAAACCATAGATAGCCAGCAGTTGGGGGAAATAATCGGTAAACACGAACAGAACGGGCTTGCACCACTTAAGCGTTTTACAGACCTTATTCTTTCCGGCATGCTTCATATTTCGTCCGCCCATGACGTTGAGCTGGAAAAATTACTCGCGGCCTGTGTTGGTAACATGGCCGAAAAACCTTTAACCAATTCAAAAAAACTACTCGACATTTATGTAGAAGTATTGGCCGCGAATAAACAATCAGTCAACAATCCGGCGGTATTAAACACTTTAGATATATGGGCACAATCAGCCACCGGTTTAACGTCAGTTGTTGAGCGCCTTAAACAAGGCTTTTCGGGTAACAAAAAGATTATTTAG